One window of Cydia fagiglandana chromosome 19, ilCydFagi1.1, whole genome shotgun sequence genomic DNA carries:
- the LOC134673974 gene encoding uncharacterized protein LOC134673974: protein MYEKLTIKGELKYIPTQRKTLKEEAVPTIEHQFIPIPEHELQANTIHIEESFEPYPNQPKDEQQQQINAEQQELSEDQNDSNNLMDYEMIQQDFAEPLFSQYQDTNVTINPIENFKSKFRAFSLLPPFWLHAENPNGLEFMRMDPKTQKIKHHIRLNDDLTVTVIFPNNEQLPLKEKINSYDNTYDYLKSVERWPLCVGTQIDDNKFCKGVIIGDDTYERNQQYPRCKSCRILRNRLQNRNSTSTLLQKMAEAKRRASNLVHKCKRLKRTTPYGTVKKRHWEAVLEEENYRQPNLKIAYKLTPAHLKPKGFQVMNVPLATEVFGHEISVAMAHYQPYCEELKDSTATQKFIDLVFNLIQAMSSRIPRDALYVNENCRRRKAIQEFLEFLADWEKLEKKNTCVKEHVNWIKSNFTGNT from the exons atgtacgaaaagttaactattaaaggagagctcaaatatattcctacacaaagaaaaacgcttaaggaagaagctgtgcccacgattgagcatcagtttattcccattcccgaacatgaactccaagccaatactattcacatagaggaatctttcgaaccataccccaatcaacctaaggacgagcagcaacaacaaatcaatgccgagcaacaggaattatcagaagatcaaaatgattctaataatttaatggattatgaaatgatacaacaggactttgcggaaccattgtttagtcaatatcaggatactaatgtaacaattaatccaatagagaattttaaaagtaagtttcgggcattttcgttgttgccgcctttttggctacatgcagaaaatcctaatgggctggaatttatgcgaatggatccaaaaactcagaagattaaacatcatatacgtttaaacgatgatctaactgtcact gtaatttttcccaataatgaacaattgccactaaaggagaaaattaattcatatgacaacacctacgattacttaaaatcggttgaaagatggcctttgtgcgttggtactcagattgacgacaataa attttgtaaaggtgtgattattggtgatgatacttacgaaagaaatcaacagtacccaagatgtaaatcttgtcgaatattacgaaatcgtttgcagaaccgtaattccacttcaactctattacaaaaaatggcagaagctaaacggcgcgcttcaaatcttgtacataaatgcaagcgtctgaagaggacg ACCCCTTACGGAACTGTGAAAAAAAGACATTGGGAAGCGGTATTAGAGGAAGAGAATTATCGTCAGCCTAACTTAAAAATCGCTTACAAGTTAACACCAGCGCATTTGAAACCGAAGGGTTTTCAAGTAATGAATGTTCCTCTTGCAActgaa GTGTTTGGTCACGAAATTTCGGTCGCCATGGCTCACTATCAACCCTATTGCGAGGAATTGAAGGATTCAACTGCAACACAAAAATTTATTGATCTTGTATTCAATTTGATACAAGCTATGTCTTCGCGTATACCAAGAGATGCTCTGTACGTGAATGAAAATTGCAGACGAAGAAAG GCAATCCAGGAATTTTTAGAATTCCTTGCAGACTGGGAAaagctcgaaaaaaaaaatacctgtgtcaaggagcacgttaactggattaaaagtaactttacgggcaacacttga